A window from Zingiber officinale cultivar Zhangliang chromosome 7A, Zo_v1.1, whole genome shotgun sequence encodes these proteins:
- the LOC122002591 gene encoding pentatricopeptide repeat-containing protein At3g49240, mitochondrial-like has product MALSKTVSFSCRLKLYSFPSYFATASRLRFLSFATAEDAAAERRRRKRRLRIEPPLSSLRNQRQPPSSAPPRGPRTAPNPNAPKLPEPVSALVAKRLDLHNRILKLVRENDLDEAALFTRHSIYSNCRPTIFTVNAVLNALIRQCRYADFLSLHRFITQASVAPNIITVNLLLQAYCDCRKTDIALEHFRLLLKDDAPFPPSATTYRILAKGLVDNGKIEQAVELKEDMLAKAFVAPDPVVYNHIMQGFLKKGDPDTVVSLFEELQEKLGGGKVLDGIVYGNLMKGYFGKGLEEQAMEIYRDVLGEGSKVRLEAVSYNLVLDALGRNGKLEEALNLFDRMLKEHNPPRRITVNLGTFNVMVDAYCIAGRFQDAITVFGQMSEQKCVPDTLSYNNLIDQLGSNRFVAEAEVLYKEMSERGISPDEYTYVLLVEACFGMDRVDDATGYFQKMVELGLRPNATAYNKVIGGLVNVAHLDEAKKFFDQMLEKEVKPNVSSYELLLKGFIDAGRLDDGLKTLKDLLLDDGVTLSEEMKGLVEEALKKEGREEEMGKLLEDVEREKAERLAREAEEKARAEALAREEEENKKKEAAEKEAAAAKASAAAIEAILGRKKDEQASESSADSKSANAVIEGEILDGGLNEEEKLIAAHDSQQTL; this is encoded by the coding sequence ATGGCGCTCTCGAAGACCGTCTCCTTCTCCTGCCGACTCAAACTCTACTCCTTCCCTTCCTACTTTGCCACGGCCTCTCGCCTGCGCTTCTTGTCCTTTGCCACGGCGGAGGATGCCGCCGCCGAGCGCCGCCGCCGCAAGCGCCGCCTGCGGATTGAGCCGCCGCTCTCCTCTCTCCGCAACCAGCGTCAGCCCCCGTCATCGGCTCCTCCCCGAGGGCCCAGGACCGCGCCCAACCCCAACGCCCCCAAGCTGCCGGAGCCCGTTTCCGCGCTCGTCGCCAAACGCCTCGACCTCCACAACCGCATCCTCAAGCTCGTCCGCGAGAACGACCTTGACGAGGCCGCGCTCTTCACCCGCCACTCCATCTACTCCAACTGCCGCCCCACCATCTTCACCGTCAACGCGGTCCTCAACGCCCTCATCCGCCAGTGCCGCTATGCCGATTTCCTCTCCCTCCACCGGTTCATCACCCAGGCCAGCGTCGCCCCCAACATCATCACAGTAAATCTCCTCCTTCAGGCCTACTGCGATTGCCGCAAGACCGACATCGCCCTTGAGCACTTCCGGCTTCTCCTCAAGGACGACGCCCCGTTTCCTCCCTCTGCCACCACGTACCGAATCCTCGCCAAGGGTCTTGTCGACAATGGCAAGATTGAGCAAGCAGTTGAGCTCAAAGAAGACATGCTCGCCAAGGCCTTTGTTGCCCCGGACCCCGTTGTCTACAACCACATCATGCAGGGCTTCCTCAAAAAGGGGGACCCCGACACAGTTGTCTCCCTCTTCGAGGAGCTGCAGGAGAAGCTCGGTGGTGGCAAGGTCCTTGATGGAATCGTCTATGGAAACCTCATGAAAGGTTACTTTGGAAAGGGGCTGGAGGAGCAGGCAATGGAGATATACCGGGACGTCCTTGGTGAAGGCTCAAAGGTTCGGCTTGAGGCAGTGAGCTACAATTTGGTGCTGGATGCGCTTGGAAGAAACGGGAAGCTTGAGGAGGCCCTCAACCTGTTCGATAGAATGCTGAAGGAGCACAATCCACCGAGGAGGATCACAGTCAATTTGGGCACCTTCAATGTGATGGTTGATGCTTATTGCATAGCCGGAAGGTTTCAAGATGCGATCACAGTGTTTGGGCAAATGAGCGAGCAGAAATGTGTCCCAGATACACTGTCTTACAACAATTTGATCGATCAGCTGGGAAGCAACAGGTTTGTTGCTGAGGCAGAGGTGTTATACAAAGAAATGAGTGAGCGTGGGATCAGTCCAGACGAATACACCTATGTGCTACTGGTGGAAGCATGTTTTGGGATGGATAGGGTGGACGATGCCACTGGGTACTTCCAAAAGATGGTGGAGTTGGGGCTAAGGCCAAATGCCACTGCATACAACAAAGTCATCGGCGGCTTGGTGAATGTGGCACATCTTGATGAGGCCAAGAAGTTCTTCGACCAGATGTTGGAGAAGGAGGTCAAACCTAATGTTTCTAGCTATGAACTATTACTGAAAGGGTTCATTGATGCTGGGCGATTGGATGATGGGCTGAAGACACTCAAGGATTTGCTGCTCGATGATGGAGTAACACTGAGTGAAGAAATGAAGGGGCTTGTGGAGGAGGCCTTAAAGAAAGAAGGGAGAGAGGAGGAGATGGGAAAACTGTTGGAGGACGTCGAAAGGGAGAAGGCGGAACGGTTGGCACGGGAGgcagaagagaaagcaagagCTGAGGCCCTtgcaagggaggaagaagagaataagaagaaggaggcTGCCGAGAAAGAAGCAGCTGCAGCTAAAGCTAGTGCTGCAGCTATCGAAGCGATATTGGGGCGAAAAAAGGATGAGCAAGCCAGTGAATCATCTGCAGATTCTAAATCTGCCAATGCAGTGATTGAAGGGGAAATTCTAGATGGTGGCTTGAATGAGGAAGAGAAGCTAATAGCTGCACATGATTCCCAACAAACCCTTTGA